The Chitinophagales bacterium genome includes a region encoding these proteins:
- a CDS encoding HTTM domain-containing protein codes for MNKFLNYINKFSYKLNTLESPNQMGILRFAFGFILLFEAIRIFKTINLYFYSYEVAFRLPFTNWLPLFPEPVSNLIASLMIIASVFIIIGLYYRLAICFYTLSYAYFFFIDMAFYNNHYYLILLLCFIFLFINADYAYSLKLMLFPSKSKLQIPNWNYIILKFIIFWVYFCAGLVKLNTEWLSGDVMRSSLLYSNDYTYFKDMNIDFATNLLTYFGLIFDLSVGFLLLNNKTRKYAIIPILIFHITNMFSLKIGIFPYSMIIFTIIFIPPNNFTKPIFNKIQNILSHSKFCIEEVNYNQQYKKNAYKLVYLFILINLLLPFRHYLIKGNVDWTGEGVNFAWRMKSNLKFATRYDIFMYDKQTKQEIKSSLNIHDFHIRTSIRQPIYFIQIKDYLLKKNNRNSENTEVLIKVCCKFNMHEPQYLIDTSLDISGLKANSFKHNFFIN; via the coding sequence ATGAATAAATTTTTAAATTATATAAATAAATTTAGTTATAAATTAAATACATTAGAATCGCCTAACCAAATGGGTATTCTTCGTTTTGCATTTGGTTTTATATTATTGTTTGAAGCAATAAGAATATTTAAAACAATTAATCTATATTTTTATAGTTATGAAGTTGCATTTAGATTACCATTTACTAACTGGTTACCTTTATTCCCTGAGCCAGTTTCTAATTTAATAGCTTCTCTTATGATAATAGCTTCTGTTTTTATTATAATTGGACTTTATTACAGACTTGCAATCTGTTTCTACACGCTATCATATGCCTATTTTTTCTTTATAGATATGGCATTCTATAATAATCATTATTATTTGATTCTATTACTCTGTTTTATTTTCTTATTTATAAACGCAGACTATGCTTACTCTTTAAAGCTAATGCTCTTTCCCTCAAAATCCAAACTACAAATTCCTAATTGGAATTATATAATATTAAAATTTATTATTTTTTGGGTATATTTTTGCGCAGGACTTGTAAAATTAAACACAGAATGGCTTTCTGGAGATGTGATGAGAAGTTCTCTGTTATACAGTAATGATTATACTTATTTTAAAGATATGAATATAGATTTTGCTACTAACCTCTTAACCTATTTTGGACTGATATTTGACTTATCTGTGGGATTCTTATTATTGAACAATAAAACTAGAAAATATGCAATAATACCTATACTTATATTCCATATAACAAATATGTTTTCTTTAAAAATTGGTATCTTCCCGTATTCTATGATAATTTTTACTATTATTTTTATTCCTCCTAACAATTTTACTAAACCTATCTTTAATAAAATACAAAATATATTATCCCATTCTAAATTTTGTATAGAAGAAGTAAACTATAACCAACAATACAAAAAAAATGCCTATAAACTTGTTTATCTTTTTATACTAATTAATTTACTATTACCGTTCAGACATTATCTAATCAAAGGAAATGTCGATTGGACTGGAGAAGGTGTTAACTTTGCTTGGAGAATGAAGTCAAATCTGAAATTTGCAACTAGATATGATATTTTTATGTATGATAAGCAAACTAAACAAGAAATAAAATCGTCTCTTAATATCCATGACTTTCATATAAGAACATCAATTCGCCAGCCAATTTACTTTATTCAAATTAAAGATTATTTACTTAAAAAAAACAATAGAAATAGTGAAAATACAGAAGTTCTTATTAAAGTCTGCTGTAAATTTAATATGCACGAACCTCAATATTTAATAGACACTTCTTTAGATATATCTGGGCTTAAAGCAAATTCTTTTAAGCATAATTTTTTCATAAACTAA
- a CDS encoding vanadium-dependent haloperoxidase — MKIFKEKCISCHNSKGGNENNLKLSKPPFLFSTDTSSTFYKEVYNVYNQSKINTKEQIDIAKFWSDDFATTPACHSLAIANQATEQQNIGYKDRIIILLKSSIALNDAFINCFKNKYHYNLLRPVTYIQKYIDSTWNALIPTPPFPEYPSCHSTQTSANATILKLNLENIIFYDFSREKFGFPVKKINSFDDYAIEVTKSRLYGGVHYQFSNNEGLRLGKVIGENINTIINQIIYKKN, encoded by the coding sequence ATGAAAATTTTTAAAGAAAAATGTATTTCTTGTCATAACTCTAAAGGAGGAAATGAAAATAATTTAAAACTATCAAAACCGCCATTTTTATTTAGTACAGATACTTCTTCTACTTTTTATAAAGAAGTATACAATGTATATAATCAATCAAAGATAAATACTAAAGAACAAATAGATATTGCTAAATTTTGGTCAGATGATTTTGCTACAACACCAGCATGTCATTCTCTTGCAATTGCAAATCAAGCAACAGAACAACAAAATATAGGTTATAAAGACCGAATAATTATATTGCTTAAATCGAGTATTGCCTTAAATGATGCTTTTATTAATTGCTTTAAAAATAAATATCATTATAATCTACTAAGACCAGTTACTTATATTCAAAAATATATTGATTCTACTTGGAACGCCTTAATTCCAACACCACCATTTCCAGAATATCCATCATGTCATTCTACACAAACTTCTGCAAATGCAACTATATTAAAATTAAATTTAGAGAATATTATTTTTTATGATTTCTCAAGAGAGAAATTTGGATTCCCAGTAAAAAAAATAAATTCATTTGATGATTATGCTATTGAAGTTACAAAATCTCGACTTTATGGTGGTGTACATTATCAGTTTTCTAATAATGAAGGATTAAGACTTGGAAAAGTAATTGGAGAAAATATCAACACAATAATTAATCAGATTATATACAAAAAGAACTAA
- a CDS encoding thiazole synthase, which produces MSNLVIANKVFSSRLLLGTGKFASPQLMQNAVTVAQTELVTMALKRVDLKNQSDNILSYLKQTKVNLLPNTSGVRNAKEAIFAAHAAREALQTNWIKLEIHPDPRYLMPDAMETLKATEQLVKDDFIVLPYIHADPVLCKRLEDVGVQAVMPLAAPIGTNKGLSSIDFLKIIIAESTVPVIIDAGLGTPSHAAQAMEIGADAVLVNTAIAIAKNPVDMANAFRMAVEAGRLGFEAGLAAQTDLASASSPLDFIL; this is translated from the coding sequence ATGTCTAATTTGGTTATTGCCAACAAAGTTTTTTCTTCTAGATTGCTCTTAGGTACTGGTAAGTTTGCATCACCACAGTTAATGCAAAATGCTGTTACAGTTGCTCAAACCGAGTTAGTAACTATGGCACTTAAACGAGTTGATTTAAAAAATCAGTCGGATAATATTTTGAGTTACCTAAAGCAAACTAAAGTCAATCTTTTGCCAAATACTAGTGGTGTTAGAAATGCCAAAGAAGCTATTTTTGCTGCTCATGCTGCTAGAGAAGCACTACAAACCAATTGGATAAAACTCGAAATTCATCCAGATCCAAGATATTTAATGCCAGATGCCATGGAAACACTAAAAGCAACTGAGCAATTGGTTAAAGATGATTTCATAGTGCTACCATATATTCATGCTGATCCTGTGTTGTGTAAACGCCTAGAAGATGTAGGTGTACAAGCCGTAATGCCTTTGGCTGCTCCAATTGGCACAAACAAAGGTTTGTCAAGTATAGATTTTCTAAAAATTATTATAGCAGAAAGTACTGTTCCTGTAATTATTGATGCTGGATTAGGTACGCCATCTCATGCCGCTCAAGCTATGGAAATTGGTGCTGATGCTGTACTAGTAAATACTGCAATTGCTATTGCTAAAAATCCAGTAGATATGGCAAATGCTTTTAGAATGGCTGTAGAAGCTGGTCGACTAGGTTTTGAAGCCGGTTTGGCTGCCCAAACTGATTTAGCTAGTGCTAGTAGTCCACTCGATTTTATTTTATAA
- a CDS encoding VOC family protein → MIKIDPIIAVKDVNKSAEWYQLIFGCKRTHGGDNFAVLVDENNEVLICLHKWEAHEHPTMQNANIEVGNGLILYYKTDNLEHIYQNIKQMNYLIEEEMHTNSNSSKREFSIRDLDGYYLMITEYHDYEG, encoded by the coding sequence ATGATAAAGATTGACCCAATAATTGCAGTTAAAGATGTAAATAAGAGTGCGGAATGGTATCAGTTGATTTTTGGTTGTAAGAGAACTCACGGTGGAGATAATTTTGCAGTATTAGTTGATGAAAACAATGAAGTATTAATTTGTCTTCATAAATGGGAAGCACACGAACATCCAACTATGCAAAATGCTAATATTGAGGTCGGAAATGGATTAATTCTTTACTATAAAACAGATAATTTAGAGCATATCTATCAAAATATTAAGCAAATGAATTATCTAATAGAAGAAGAAATGCATACGAACTCAAACTCATCAAAAAGAGAATTTTCAATTAGAGATTTAGATGGATATTATTTGATGATTACAGAATATCATGACTACGAAGGTTAA